Proteins encoded in a region of the Polycladomyces subterraneus genome:
- a CDS encoding isocitrate/isopropylmalate family dehydrogenase has product MSNVKSIVVMKGDQTGQELLEEALRVLDPNVIGLDLEFLEFDLSLENRRKTNNQVVLEAAQAMKRTGFGLKAATITPEEKGDVGSPNAILRREIDGKVIVRTGRRIPGVRPVAGTYAPISIIRMAVGDAYGAKEWREGEGMDEVAYRTERIDRKTCRAVAEFAFRHAKKTNAKVFGGPKYTVSPVYEGMLKEEMDAASKRYPEVRYEPQLIDATYALLLNSSGEPMVIPALNRDGDCLSDLVLQLFGSIAGAESILMSFDEDFNPKVVMAEAPHGTAPSLYGKNIANPMAMILAGASLLTYFNDPKASAASRAIYEATIETVREGVRTADLGGNATTTEFTNEIINKVQTKLEVWNTLQGF; this is encoded by the coding sequence ATGTCGAATGTCAAATCGATCGTCGTGATGAAAGGAGACCAGACGGGTCAGGAGTTGTTGGAAGAAGCGCTGCGTGTTCTCGATCCCAACGTGATCGGATTGGACTTGGAGTTTCTGGAATTTGACCTCAGTCTGGAAAACCGCAGGAAAACGAACAACCAAGTCGTATTGGAAGCAGCGCAGGCGATGAAACGGACCGGTTTCGGTCTGAAAGCGGCCACGATTACACCAGAGGAAAAAGGGGATGTGGGCAGTCCCAACGCCATCCTGCGCCGAGAAATCGACGGCAAGGTAATCGTCCGCACGGGACGCAGGATCCCCGGCGTGCGACCGGTCGCCGGTACGTATGCGCCGATCTCCATCATCCGGATGGCGGTCGGTGACGCCTATGGCGCCAAGGAATGGCGCGAAGGGGAAGGAATGGATGAAGTGGCGTACCGGACAGAAAGAATCGACCGCAAAACGTGCCGTGCCGTGGCTGAATTCGCCTTCCGCCACGCCAAGAAGACGAACGCCAAAGTGTTTGGCGGTCCCAAATACACCGTCAGCCCCGTATACGAAGGCATGCTGAAGGAAGAAATGGACGCGGCCAGCAAACGGTATCCCGAAGTCCGCTACGAGCCGCAACTGATCGATGCCACTTATGCCTTGTTGCTCAACAGCTCGGGGGAACCGATGGTGATCCCGGCCCTCAATCGGGACGGTGATTGTTTGAGTGATTTGGTATTGCAGTTGTTCGGATCCATCGCCGGTGCCGAATCGATCCTGATGAGCTTCGACGAAGATTTCAACCCGAAAGTGGTGATGGCGGAAGCACCGCACGGGACTGCTCCTTCATTGTATGGCAAGAACATCGCCAATCCCATGGCCATGATACTGGCAGGTGCTTCTCTGCTCACTTATTTCAATGATCCCAAAGCCAGCGCCGCCTCTCGTGCCATCTATGAAGCCACCATCGAAACGGTGCGCGAAGGGGTACGAACAGCCGATTTGGGCGGCAACGCCACAACCACCGAATTTACCAATGAAATCATCAACAAAGTGCAAACCAAACTGGAAGTATGGAACACGCTGCAAGGTTTCTGA